A region of Vitis riparia cultivar Riparia Gloire de Montpellier isolate 1030 chromosome 1, EGFV_Vit.rip_1.0, whole genome shotgun sequence DNA encodes the following proteins:
- the LOC117926697 gene encoding WRKY transcription factor 72B-like, whose product MEAAALEIPVSGDPVKGEETTLMKFNGGDKGGVCDSMKVHLMAATERSSMENNSIDPSTQKNQEDRIKSAKEEVGEVREENERLKQILAKIKKDYQSLQMQFSEIAQHEEARKSTDTILTHQEEEEETDLVSLSLGRVSSTESKKDDKKTSFLSGKGKEDEKMDEGLALGLECKFEPDPTEHMMNASPENSFEGPKEEEPPSETGPPSKILKMGRSRDEEVLEQTHLKKARVSVRARCDTPTMNDGCQWRKYGQKIAKGNPCPRAYYRCTVSPSCPVRKQVQRCAEDTSILITTYEGTHNHPLPVSATAMASTTSAAASMLRSGSSTSQPGMEAFATSSTANLHGLNFSIPQNSRSQQFYFPNSSFSTSNSHPTITLDLTAPTASHFNRLSSSFPSAPRYPATCLNFSSSSSSSPLDPSNLPTSWGTLPSYGALSSYNKNQIGPFNFGRQPPSQENIYQPYMQKINNQAPSQQSLTETIATATKAIAADPTFRSALAAAITSLVGNAGGAGGGENQVKGENPSHNLKWGEFLSVNSALASSHNGVGCASSYLNRSSSANSQQQGNLISYPPSFPFSVPKSASASPSDHKDNIQ is encoded by the exons ATGGAGGCTGCTGCTTTGGAGATACCCGTGTCTGGTGATCCAGTTAAGGGAGAAGAGACAACCCTGATGAAATTTAACGGCGGAGATAAAGGGGGTGTTTGTGATTCCATGAAG GTGCATCTTATGGCCGCCACAGAAAGATCATCCATGGAGAACAATTCAATAGACCCCTCAACACAAAAGAATCAG GAGGATCGGATCAAATCAGCCAAAGAAGAGGTGGGCGAGGTTAGAGAAGAAAACGAAAGGTTGAAGCAGATATTAGCAAAAATCAAGAAGGACTACCAGTCACTGCAAATGCAGTTCAGTGAAATTGCTCAACATGAGGAAGCTAGGAAATCTACAGATACAATTCTTACTCatcaggaagaagaagaagaaactgaTCTTGTCTCCCTTAGCCTAGGAAGAGTTTCAAGTACCGAGTCTAAGAAGGATGACAAAAAGACAAGCTTTCTGAGTGGTAAAGGAAAAGAGGATGAGAAGATGGATGAAGGACTTGCACTAGGGCTGGAATGCAAATTTGAACCCGACCCAACCGAACACATGATGAATGCAAGCCCTGAAAATAGCTTTGAAGGACCCAAGGAAGAGGAGCCCCCTAGTGAGACAGGGCCACCCAGTAAGATTCTAAAGATGGGGAGAAGTCGGGATGAAGAAGTTTTAGAGCAAACCCATTTGAAGAAAGCTAGGGTTTCTGTCCGAGCTAGATGCGACACCCCCACG ATGAATGATGGATGCCAGTGGAGGAAATATGGACAGAAAATAGCAAAAGGAAACCCTTGCCCTAGAGCATACTACCGGTGCACAGTCTCACCATCATGCCCTGTGAGAAAGCAG GTGCAAAGATGTGCGGAGGACACGTCCATCTTGATCACCACCTATGAAGGAACTCACAACCACCCACTTCCTGTTTCAGCAACAGCAATGGCTTCCACCACATCTGCGGCCGCCTCCATGCTACGCTCCGGCTCCTCCACCTCACAACCAGGCATGGAGGCCTTCGCAACCTCCTCTACTGCCAACCTCCACGGCTTAAACTTTTCTATACCCCAAAATTCAAGATCACAGCAATTCTACTTCCCCAATTCTTCATTCTCAACTTCCAATTCACACCCAACTATCACTCTTGATCTCACTGCACCAACTGCTTCTCATTTCAATAGGTTGTCTTCAAGTTTCCCTTCTGCACCAAGATATCCTGCAACTTGCCTcaacttttcttcttcttcatcttcgtcTCCTTTAGATCCCAGCAACCTACCAACATCTTGGGGTACCCTCCCTAGTTATGGGGCACTGTCGTCCTACAACAAAAACCAGATTGGGCCTTTCAACTTTGGAAGGCAACCACCCTCCCAAGAAAACATTTATCAACCTTACATGCAAAAGATCAACAACCAGGCTCCTTCCCAACAATCTCTTACAGAGACCATAGCCACCGCAACCAAGGCAATCGCAGCCGACCCTACATTCCGATCAGCATTAGCAGCTGCCATCACGTCATTAGTTGGTAATGCAGGTGGTGCAGGTGGAGGAGAGAACCAAGTCAAGGGAGAAAACCCTAGCCATAATTTGAAGTGGGGTGAGTTCTTATCTGTGAACTCCGCATTGGCATCTTCTCATAATGGAGTAGGGTGTGCCTCAAGTTACTTGAACCGTTCCTCTTCTGCAAATTCTCAACAACAAGGGAACTTGATTTCGTACCCGCCTTCATTTCCATTTTCTGTACCTAAGAGTGCTTCTGCTTCCCCTTCTGATCACAAGGATAATATCCAGTGA